In Geopsychrobacter electrodiphilus DSM 16401, a single window of DNA contains:
- a CDS encoding glycosyltransferase, with protein MHILIIPSWYPNVSNDLSGGFFREQAIALSKNGVLTGVLVPRALPKKPELWKNFYRAPHLIIDEGVITYRPWCICWSRWHSGNWNTLVNKSLRWFDNYCKSNGRPDLIHAHSVFPGGLVAMAIAKKHKIPFVITEHFSGFARGLFSPTDLVIACNVFSCADALITVSANLLRTLETSCSFSFSNARVIPNILSDGFALSAPQSDPSTKAFTFLNVASLVPIKCQDLLLRAFAMAFTEDTGVTLRIGGVGSELEPLKALALDLGIADQVVLLGKLDRGQVLQEMANCHSFVLSSEIETFGVVVIEALSQGKPVVSTKCGGPENILHEGNGIFVEKNNVVALADGLKRMKLEYPRFDSELIRGDCLNRFSVDAVLEQLMTIYSDVILRRSK; from the coding sequence GTGCATATTTTAATTATACCTTCTTGGTACCCGAACGTATCAAATGATCTCAGTGGGGGTTTTTTTCGTGAGCAGGCGATCGCTTTGTCAAAAAATGGTGTGCTCACTGGGGTTCTTGTCCCAAGGGCACTTCCGAAAAAGCCCGAACTTTGGAAGAACTTTTATCGTGCACCTCATCTAATTATCGATGAGGGCGTCATAACTTATAGACCTTGGTGTATTTGTTGGTCTCGATGGCATTCAGGTAATTGGAACACACTTGTAAATAAATCTTTGCGTTGGTTTGACAATTATTGCAAGAGTAATGGTAGACCAGATCTAATACATGCACATTCAGTGTTTCCTGGTGGTCTCGTTGCTATGGCTATAGCGAAAAAGCATAAAATCCCTTTTGTGATTACGGAGCACTTCTCAGGGTTTGCACGAGGTCTCTTTTCACCCACTGATTTAGTCATCGCGTGTAACGTATTTTCATGCGCTGATGCTCTGATAACCGTAAGCGCTAATTTACTCCGTACCCTAGAAACCTCTTGTTCTTTTAGTTTCTCAAATGCGCGCGTTATACCAAATATTCTTTCGGACGGTTTTGCATTGTCTGCTCCTCAATCGGATCCATCAACAAAGGCTTTTACGTTCTTGAATGTCGCCAGCCTTGTCCCGATAAAATGTCAGGATCTTTTGCTTCGCGCGTTTGCGATGGCCTTTACTGAGGATACTGGTGTCACTTTACGCATTGGTGGGGTTGGCTCAGAGTTGGAGCCACTAAAGGCTCTGGCGCTGGATCTCGGCATTGCTGACCAGGTTGTTCTTTTGGGGAAACTAGATCGTGGTCAAGTGTTGCAAGAAATGGCAAATTGCCATTCATTTGTTCTTAGTAGTGAAATCGAGACCTTTGGTGTTGTGGTTATTGAAGCTCTTTCGCAAGGAAAGCCAGTTGTCTCGACAAAATGCGGGGGACCAGAAAACATCCTGCACGAGGGGAATGGCATTTTTGTAGAAAAAAACAATGTTGTGGCTTTGGCTGATGGATTAAAACGAATGAAGTTAGAATATCCTAGGTTTGATAGCGAGCTTATTCGTGGCGATTGTCTAAATCGGTTTAGTGTAGATGCTGTTTTAGAGCAATTGATGACTATATATTCGGATGTTATTCTGAGAAGGTCGAAATAA
- a CDS encoding IS30 family transposase yields MPYTHLTPRDRYVISHLKVAKFSLREIARRLGRHHTTISRELKRNGPTYPGGVYWYYFIERQVEINRHRARSYRRQSHPPLVQYIDTKLREDWPPEVIAQRLRSEFPHDERMRISHETIYRWVFLDAEQGGNLHRHLRRRHKCRRRQKRYGAGRRFIPGRVGIETRPEVVAERGRYGDWEADLVLGRRGSGAIATHIERKSRYLMASLLPDRKAETFNASAIPAYQSLPQGICHTLTLDNGKEFSRFKDLEAGTGLKVFFADAYSAWQRGANENINGLLRFYFPKGMNFKRVSEKALAKVIQKINNRPRKCLGYRTPQEVLDEASDGALAI; encoded by the coding sequence ATGCCCTACACACATCTTACTCCAAGAGATCGGTATGTCATCAGCCATTTAAAGGTGGCGAAGTTCAGTTTGCGAGAGATTGCTCGTCGCCTGGGACGACACCACACGACCATCAGTCGTGAACTCAAGCGTAATGGTCCAACCTACCCAGGCGGAGTTTACTGGTACTACTTTATCGAGCGACAAGTTGAAATAAATCGGCATAGAGCGCGAAGTTACCGGCGTCAGAGTCATCCCCCACTGGTTCAGTACATCGATACCAAACTCAGGGAAGACTGGCCGCCAGAAGTCATCGCTCAACGCCTGCGTTCAGAGTTCCCTCATGACGAACGCATGCGGATCAGTCATGAAACCATTTACCGCTGGGTGTTTCTCGACGCCGAGCAGGGTGGCAACCTGCATCGCCATTTGCGAAGACGGCATAAGTGCCGCAGACGGCAGAAACGCTACGGTGCCGGTCGCAGATTCATCCCCGGCAGGGTCGGCATTGAAACGCGGCCTGAGGTTGTTGCCGAACGAGGTCGCTATGGTGACTGGGAAGCAGATCTGGTCCTTGGCCGACGAGGTTCAGGCGCTATTGCCACCCATATTGAACGCAAAAGCCGCTATCTCATGGCGTCTTTATTGCCGGACCGAAAAGCCGAGACCTTCAATGCATCAGCGATTCCGGCTTATCAGTCACTGCCGCAAGGGATTTGCCATACGCTGACCCTGGACAACGGTAAAGAGTTCTCACGATTCAAAGACCTGGAAGCCGGGACTGGCCTCAAGGTTTTCTTTGCCGACGCCTATTCCGCCTGGCAGCGTGGAGCGAATGAAAACATCAATGGCTTGCTGCGCTTCTACTTCCCAAAAGGGATGAACTTTAAGCGCGTATCAGAAAAAGCGTTGGCCAAAGTGATACAGAAGATCAACAACCGCCCGAGAAAGTGCCTTGGCTACCGGACACCCCAAGAAGTTCTTGATGAGGCTTCAGATGGTGCACTTGCAATATGA
- a CDS encoding Gfo/Idh/MocA family oxidoreductase — MKEVVEMTPKNFALVGAGGYIAPRHMKAIKDTGNNLVAAVDPSDSVGILDSFSQDIAFFTEFERFDRHVDKLRRQGEGKPIDYVSICSPNYLHDAHIRFALRSGADAICEKPIVLNPWNVDALQEIERETGGKIFNILQLRTHPSIIALKEKIAKAKNKEKYKVDLTYITSRGRWYFTSWKGEHAKSGGIASNIGVHFFDMLMWIFGEVKHHKVHLAEDGRTAGFLELEKANVRWFLSVDRKDLPEEVVAAGKTTYRSITVDGEEFEFSEGFTDLHTLVYQEILAGRGFGLEDARPSINLVYELRNAKPTRINGGHTHPMLKP; from the coding sequence ATGAAAGAGGTTGTAGAAATGACACCCAAGAACTTTGCGTTAGTTGGCGCCGGTGGTTACATTGCGCCGCGACATATGAAAGCTATTAAAGATACTGGGAATAATCTGGTTGCTGCAGTTGACCCTTCGGATTCAGTTGGCATCCTCGATAGTTTCTCTCAGGATATTGCCTTTTTTACAGAATTTGAGCGGTTTGATCGGCATGTCGACAAATTGAGACGGCAGGGCGAGGGGAAGCCGATTGATTACGTCAGTATTTGCTCGCCGAACTATTTGCATGACGCGCATATTCGTTTTGCACTCCGTTCTGGTGCTGACGCCATCTGTGAAAAACCGATTGTGCTCAATCCTTGGAATGTCGATGCCCTTCAAGAGATCGAAAGAGAGACGGGAGGGAAGATTTTTAATATCCTTCAGCTACGCACTCATCCCTCAATAATCGCTCTTAAAGAGAAGATAGCTAAGGCTAAAAATAAGGAAAAGTATAAGGTTGATTTGACCTACATAACCTCCCGTGGGCGGTGGTACTTTACGTCTTGGAAGGGAGAGCATGCTAAGTCTGGCGGTATTGCCAGCAATATTGGGGTGCATTTCTTTGATATGCTGATGTGGATTTTCGGTGAGGTTAAACATCACAAAGTACATTTGGCAGAAGATGGTAGGACGGCAGGTTTCCTTGAACTCGAAAAAGCTAATGTGCGCTGGTTTCTCTCAGTGGACCGCAAGGATCTGCCGGAAGAGGTAGTTGCCGCTGGCAAAACTACCTATCGTTCGATTACCGTTGACGGGGAGGAGTTCGAATTCTCGGAAGGTTTCACCGACCTGCATACCCTTGTGTATCAGGAGATTCTGGCTGGGCGGGGATTCGGATTGGAAGACGCCAGGCCCTCTATTAACCTGGTCTATGAACTGAGAAATGCCAAGCCGACTCGAATAAATGGCGGACATACACATCCTATGCTGAAGCCCTGA
- a CDS encoding acyltransferase — translation MSDYFVHESSFVDEGAVVGRGTKIWHFSHVLSGAKIGEKCSFGQNCSVAPGVVVGDNVKVQNNVSIYEGTTIENDVFLGPSCVLTNVTNPRSQVLRRSLYEETLLKRGCSIGANATIVCGITIGRYAFVGAGAVVAKDVPDYALMVGVPARQKGWMSRHGHMLKNPDTDGVLVCPESALRYKEIEQGVLRCLDLDEEASLPEELAFGKVVYDELKRE, via the coding sequence GTGTCTGATTATTTTGTTCATGAATCTTCCTTTGTCGATGAAGGTGCGGTTGTCGGCAGGGGTACCAAAATCTGGCATTTCAGCCATGTTCTTTCAGGTGCGAAGATCGGTGAAAAATGTAGCTTCGGTCAGAACTGCAGTGTTGCACCAGGGGTAGTAGTTGGTGATAACGTAAAAGTGCAGAATAATGTCTCGATTTATGAAGGGACAACCATCGAGAATGATGTTTTTCTCGGTCCGTCCTGCGTGCTGACCAATGTGACTAACCCACGTTCTCAAGTTTTGCGCCGTTCACTCTATGAAGAAACTTTGTTGAAGCGGGGTTGTTCAATTGGCGCAAATGCGACCATTGTGTGCGGCATTACCATCGGTCGCTATGCATTTGTAGGTGCTGGTGCGGTTGTGGCGAAAGATGTACCTGACTACGCACTGATGGTTGGGGTCCCTGCGCGGCAGAAGGGCTGGATGAGCCGACACGGTCATATGCTTAAAAATCCAGACACTGATGGTGTGCTGGTCTGCCCGGAAAGTGCACTACGTTACAAAGAGATTGAACAGGGCGTATTGCGCTGCCTTGATCTTGATGAGGAAGCTTCACTTCCCGAGGAATTGGCTTTTGGCAAGGTCGTTTATGATGAACTTAAACGGGAGTAG
- a CDS encoding flippase, with protein MLGSFFKSFASLTAGRIVGLVFALLSASLLARGLGPEDFGTLTLVLLIPTSVQALSGLSLNSGVVHFAAKHRDCVRYIFGAAAVLNSIVALIQLLLTLVVSRYLGEWLVEGLNIELVYLAAILSFPSILVNCQADALLNGTQEFHYLGRFASFTAPLLPLGYFILILTQHLTVTTVLWVNSIVALLIALVRVRKCKVAIGFPVFNNFLFWAKKILLYGIVSHMSNVIAFFNYRLDMFILNSYMGKVTTGFYSVAVSIAEKLWLVSSVCSQIVFSKISGMDGEKDMQRLTRIVGLSTFAITALGSVVLGFLASFMVNLLFGSAFSAAAEGIRWLLPGICAMSVGRIYANDLAGRGKPKYNIYLSAITLIVNIGLNIVLIPQMGIVGAAIATSTSYSVAAILAYIAFRHEISKVKVGNITLPSSPS; from the coding sequence ATGCTAGGAAGCTTTTTTAAATCTTTTGCTTCCTTGACTGCAGGTCGTATTGTGGGATTGGTTTTTGCTTTGCTGTCTGCCTCTTTGCTGGCCCGGGGGTTAGGGCCTGAGGACTTTGGTACGCTTACATTGGTTTTGTTGATTCCTACTTCAGTCCAGGCTCTTTCCGGGCTGAGTCTTAATTCCGGTGTAGTTCATTTCGCCGCAAAACACAGAGATTGTGTGCGCTATATCTTTGGTGCGGCAGCTGTCCTAAATAGTATCGTTGCTTTGATCCAATTACTTTTGACGCTTGTTGTTTCTCGATACCTCGGAGAATGGTTGGTCGAAGGATTAAATATTGAGCTTGTGTATCTTGCTGCCATCTTAAGTTTTCCTAGTATTTTAGTTAACTGTCAAGCAGATGCGCTATTAAATGGCACGCAAGAGTTCCATTATTTGGGCCGTTTTGCATCGTTTACAGCACCATTGCTTCCTCTTGGCTATTTCATCTTGATTCTAACGCAGCACCTAACAGTGACAACTGTTTTGTGGGTTAATTCAATAGTTGCACTTCTTATTGCACTAGTTAGGGTGCGTAAATGTAAAGTAGCTATTGGTTTCCCCGTTTTTAATAATTTTCTATTTTGGGCAAAGAAAATTCTCTTGTATGGCATTGTTAGCCATATGAGCAATGTTATAGCCTTTTTTAATTATCGCTTAGATATGTTTATTTTGAATAGTTACATGGGGAAAGTTACAACTGGTTTTTATAGCGTTGCAGTGAGTATCGCGGAGAAATTATGGCTTGTATCTTCTGTTTGTTCTCAGATTGTTTTTTCCAAAATTTCTGGGATGGATGGTGAAAAGGATATGCAACGCCTTACGAGGATTGTAGGGCTGTCAACGTTTGCTATAACTGCCTTGGGCTCTGTTGTATTAGGGTTTCTTGCTTCCTTTATGGTGAATCTTCTGTTTGGTTCAGCGTTTTCAGCAGCGGCTGAGGGTATTCGCTGGCTTTTGCCTGGCATTTGCGCAATGAGTGTTGGTCGGATCTACGCCAACGATCTCGCGGGCCGTGGTAAACCTAAGTACAATATATATCTTAGCGCTATTACTTTAATAGTTAATATTGGCTTGAATATTGTTTTGATCCCTCAAATGGGGATAGTGGGTGCAGCGATAGCAACAAGCACGAGCTACTCCGTTGCGGCAATATTGGCATATATAGCTTTTCGGCACGAAATTTCTAAGGTAAAAGTTGGGAACATTACGCTACCTTCCTCTCCATCTTAA
- a CDS encoding DegT/DnrJ/EryC1/StrS family aminotransferase, whose protein sequence is MEFIDLKAQQDRIRPQIDAAIKRVLDHGQYIMGPEVGQLEQMLAEFVGVKQVIGCSSGTDALLLPLMAYGVGPGDAIFTTPFTFFATCEMIALTGAIPVFVDIDPDTYNIDPIKLDAAILRVICEGKLNARGVIPVDLYGLPADYDAIMAIAEKYGLFVIEDAAQAFGATYKGRKAPGLAHVGATSFFPAKPLGCYGDGGAVFTDDDEMAEKIRSLLIHGKGLDKYDNVRIGLNARLDTIQAAILIEKLKIYEAEIEMRQQIANRYTQRLVAKGDASGFSIVSPFVPGGYDSVWAQYTIRSKRREALKCQLHQAGIPSMIYYMKPMHLLKANNYLGYMNGDFPISEDSAKTVLSLPLYPYMPKSVQDQIIDNITQC, encoded by the coding sequence ATGGAATTTATTGATCTGAAGGCTCAACAAGATCGAATCCGCCCCCAAATTGATGCCGCGATAAAACGTGTACTTGATCATGGTCAGTATATTATGGGGCCCGAGGTTGGACAACTTGAGCAAATGCTTGCTGAGTTTGTTGGAGTGAAGCAAGTCATTGGCTGCTCAAGTGGCACAGATGCACTTTTGTTGCCCCTGATGGCTTATGGTGTTGGCCCTGGTGATGCGATCTTCACGACCCCATTTACCTTTTTCGCTACCTGCGAAATGATCGCACTCACCGGTGCAATACCGGTTTTTGTTGATATCGACCCAGATACTTACAATATTGACCCGATCAAGCTTGATGCGGCAATTTTGCGCGTTATTTGCGAAGGGAAGTTGAATGCTCGTGGCGTCATACCTGTAGATCTTTACGGTTTGCCTGCCGACTATGACGCCATTATGGCGATTGCCGAGAAGTATGGTCTGTTCGTAATTGAGGATGCCGCCCAAGCGTTCGGCGCAACCTATAAAGGTCGCAAGGCACCAGGTCTGGCCCATGTCGGGGCGACAAGTTTTTTCCCGGCTAAGCCCCTAGGTTGTTATGGGGACGGTGGGGCTGTGTTTACTGATGATGACGAAATGGCTGAGAAAATCCGATCCTTACTTATTCACGGTAAGGGATTAGATAAGTACGACAATGTACGAATTGGTCTTAATGCTCGATTGGACACTATTCAGGCAGCGATATTGATCGAAAAATTAAAAATTTACGAAGCAGAAATTGAAATGCGACAACAAATTGCTAATAGATATACGCAGAGGTTAGTAGCTAAGGGCGATGCAAGTGGTTTTTCAATCGTCTCGCCGTTTGTCCCAGGTGGTTATGACTCAGTATGGGCACAGTATACTATCCGTAGCAAAAGACGAGAAGCTTTGAAATGTCAATTGCATCAGGCAGGCATTCCCTCAATGATATATTATATGAAACCAATGCACTTACTAAAAGCCAATAACTACCTCGGATATATGAACGGTGATTTTCCAATTTCTGAAGACTCAGCGAAGACTGTTCTTTCCTTGCCGTTATATCCATATATGCCTAAATCTGTTCAAGACCAGATAATAGATAATATTACTCAATGCTAG